One genomic window of Salvia miltiorrhiza cultivar Shanhuang (shh) chromosome 4, IMPLAD_Smil_shh, whole genome shotgun sequence includes the following:
- the LOC131020697 gene encoding vestitone reductase-like, with translation MGEENNKGKVCVTGGSGFVGSWMVKRLLQHGYYVNTTIRMHPEKERDINYLRNLEGASERLAVFEADLDRPASFAAAIEGCVGVFHVAHPLDLEEREAEQVKIERVVNGAVGILQACVDAKTVKRVVYCSSICAAFFNEKAVDVIDESSWTDVEFLRSLGVFGGPYMVTKTLAEKMVLDFGERNGLDVVAVLPTWIHGPFICPYLPDSVSVFMSLILGNKECYQRLVRTVVVHVDDVVRAHIHLFENPQAKGRYICSNVDITIDKLHEFLSAKYPEYELPSTDEFEDLIPLTFPKLSSQKLVESGFNFENGLQQMFDGAIKSCKEIGLL, from the exons atgggAGAGGAAAACAACAAAGGCAAAGTTTGTGTGACTGGTGGAAGTGGTTTTGTGGGATCATGGATGGTGAAAAGGCTTCTCCAACATGGCTATTATGTCAATACAACTATCAGAATGCATCCAG AGAAAGAAAGGGACATTAACTACCTGAGAAATCTGGAGGGCGCATCGGAAAGGCTAGCGGTTTTCGAAGCGGACCTCGACCGGCCGGCGAGCTTCGCGGCGGCGATCGAGGGCTGCGTCGGCGTGTTCCACGTGGCGCACCCCCTCGACTTGGAGGAGAGGGAAGCGGAGCAGGTGAAGATCGAGAGAGTGGTGAATGGCGCCGTCGGCATTCTGCAGGCGTGCGTCGACGCCAAGACCGTCAAACGCGTCGTTTACTGCTCGAGCATCTGCGCCGCCTTCTTCAACGAAAAGGCCGTCGACGTCATCGACGAGAGCTCGTGGACTGACGTGGAATTTCTGAGAAGTTTGGGGGTGTTTGGTGGACCCTACATGGTCACGAAAACCTTGGCGGAGAAGATGGTTTTGGATTTTGGAGAGAGGAATGGTTTGGATGTTGTGGCGGTGCTTCCTACATGGATTCATGGCCCTTTTATTTGCCCTTACTTGCCTGACTCTGTCTCCGTATTTATGTCATTGATTTTAG GCAACAAGGAATGTTACCAGCGGCTGGTGAGGACTGTTGTGGTTCACGTAGACGACGTCGTAAGAGCCCATATTCATCTGTTTGAGAATCCTCAAGCAAAAGGGAGATACATTTGTTCAAATGTTGACATCACGATTGATAAat TGCATGAATTTCTGTCAGCTAAATATCCTGAATATGAGCTACCATCAACTGA TGAGTTTGAGGATCTGATACCGCTTACATTCCCCAAGCTCTCAAGCCAAAAGCTAGTGGAAAGTGGATTCAACTTTGAAAATGGGCTACAACAAATGTTCGATGGGGCCATCAAATCTTGCAAAGAAATTGGTCTTCtttaa
- the LOC131020694 gene encoding vestitone reductase-like yields MGEENNKGKVCVTGGSGFVGSWMVKRLLQHGYYVNTTIRMHPEKERDINYLRNLEGASERLAVFEADLDRPASFAAAIEGCAGVFHTAHPLDLEEREAEQVKIERVVNGAVGILQACVDAKTVKRVVYCSSVATAVFNEKVGGLDAIDESSWTDVEFLRSLGVFGGPYMVTKTLAEKMVLDFAERNGLDVVALLPTWIHGPFICPYLPDSVSIFMSLILGKKECYQRLVRTSVVHVDDVVRAHIHLFENPQAKGRYICSNVDITIDKLHEFLSAKYPEYELPSTDEFEDLIRLTFPKLSSQKLVESGFNFENGLQQMFDGAIKSCKHIGLL; encoded by the exons ATGGGAGAGGAAAACAACAAAGGCAAAGTTTGTGTGACTGGTGGAAGTGGTTTTGTGGGATCATGGATGGTGAAAAGGCTTCTCCAACATGGCTATTATGTCAATACAACTATCAGAATGCATCCAG AGAAAGAAAGGGACATTAACTACCTGAGAAATCTGGAGGGCGCATCGGAAAGGCTAGCGGTTTTCGAAGCGGACCTCGACCGGCCGGCGAGCTTCGCGGCGGCGATCGAGGGCTGCGCGGGCGTGTTCCACACGGCGCACCCTCTCGACTTGGAGGAGAGGGAGGCGGAGCAGGTGAAGATCGAGAGAGTGGTGAATGGCGCCGTCGGCATTCTGCAGGCGTGCGTCGACGCCAAGACCGTCAAACGCGTGGTTTACTGCTCGAGCGTCGCCACCGCCGTCTTCAACGAAAAGGTCGGCGGTCTCGACGCCATCGACGAGAGCTCGTGGACTGATGTGGAATTTCTGAGAAGTTTGGGGGTGTTTGGTGGACCCTACATGGTCACGAAAACCTTGGCGGAGAAGATGGTTTTGGATTTCGCAGAGAGGAATGGTTTGGATGTTGTGGCGCTGCTTCCTACATGGATTCATGGCCCTTTCATTTGCCCTTACTTGCCTGACTCTGTCTCCATATTTATGTCATTGATTTTAG GCAAGAAGGAATGTTACCAGCGGCTGGTGAGGACTAGTGTGGTTCACGTAGACGACGTCGTAAGAGCCCATATTCATCTGTTTGAGAATCCTCAAGCAAAAGGGAGATACATTTGTTCAAATGTTGACATCACGATTGATAAATTGCATGAATTTCTGTCAGCTAAATATCCTGAATATGAGCTACCATCAACTGA TGAGTTTGAGGATCTGATACGGCTTACATTCCCCAAGCTCTCAAGCCAAAAGCTAGTGGAAAGTGGATTCAACTTTGAAAATGGGCTACAACAAATGTTCGATGGGGCCATCAAATCATGCAAACATATTGGTCTtctttaa
- the LOC131020655 gene encoding protein transport Sec1a-like isoform X2, whose product MLVPDSDFLHAGNAKTFRQISRDRLLYEMLRTSKSGDSRSSWKVLIMDKVTVKVMSCSCKMSDITEQGISLVEDLYRRRQPLPSMDAIYFIQPSKENIIMLLSDMSGREPLYRKAYVYFSSPVPKHLLTHIKNDCSVVPRIAALREMNLEYFGIDNQGFITDHEKALEELFSDDAENSRRFDAYLNEMATRIATVFASLKECPFVHYRAAKGLDGTTVTTFGDLVPTKLAAAVWNIITTYKTLIPNFPQKETCELLIVDRSVDQVAPIIHEWTYDAMCHDLLNLDGNRYVPEVPSKSGGTPEKKEVLLEDHDPVWLEIRHTHIAEAGERLHEKMANFVSKNKAAQMQQRNGSELSTRDLQKMVQALPQYNEQMEKLSVHVEIAGKLNKIIRDMGLRELGQLEQDLVFGDAGTKEVINFLRKNQEERNQNKLRLMMIYATVYPEKFEGDKALKLMQLARLSDSDMKAVKNMTLVGGCDSRSVSKGTFSLMFDSEKRKSMARTDRSGEEETWALFRFYPMIEELIEKLSKGELPKDEYHCMNNPTDPFNNGSRKINGGAQVASTRAGQATIAHSMRSRRTATWARSHFSDDGSSNDSVLNTAPGDSKKMGQRIFVFIIGGATRSELRVCHKLTAKLRREVILGATSLDDPSQYIEKLKLLSEKEVSISNLKI is encoded by the exons ATGCTGGTTCCCGATTCCGACTTCCTCCACGCCGGAAATGCCAAGACCTTCCGCCAAATCAGCCGCGATC GATTGTTGTACGAAATGCTCCGGACATCCAAATCAGGAGATTCGAGATCATCATGGAAG GTTCTCATCATGGATAAAGTTACAGTAAAAGTGATGTCATGCTCGTGCAAAATGTCTGATATCACAGAGCAAGGAATTTCAT TGGTGGAAGACCTTTATAGAAGAAGACAACCTTTGCCTTCAATGGATGCCATATATTTTATTCAACCTTCCAAGGAGAA CATCATTATGTTGTTGTCTGACATGTCAGGAAGAGAACCTTTATACAGGAA AGCATATGTATACTTCAGTTCACCTGTACCAAAACACCTTCTGACTCACATAAAGAACGATTGTAGCGTAGTACCACGTATTGCTGCATTAAGAGAG ATGAATTTGGAGTACTTCGGTATAGACAATCAG GGATTCATCACCGATCATGAAAAAGCACTTGAAGAACTCTTTAGTGACGATGCTGAAAATTCTCGCAGATTTGATGCATACTTGAATGAAATGGCTACAAGAATTGCTACTGTTTTTGCTTCATTGAAG GAATGTCCTTTTGTACACTATAGAGCAGCCAAGGGACTTGATGGCACCACGGTGACTACATTCGGTGACTTGGTTCCAACAAAGCTTGCTGCAGCAGTTTGGAACATCATTACAACATATAAAACTTTGATTCCTAACTTCCCGCAAAAAGAAACATGTGAATTACTAATAGTAGACAGATCAGTTGATCAG GTGGCTCCAATCATTCATGAATGGACATATGATGCAATGTGTCATGATCTTTTAAATCTGGATGGAAACAGATATGTGCCTGAG GTTCCTAGCAAATCAGGCGGTACGCCTGAAAAGAAGGAAGTCCTACTGGAAGATCATGATCCTGTCTGGCTTGAGATCCGGCATACTCATATAGCAGAG GCAGGTGAACGATTGCATGAGAAGATGGCAAATTTTGTTTCGAAAAATAAAGCAGCACAAATGCAACAGAG AAATGGTAGCGAGCTTTCCACAAGAGACCTTCAGAAAATGGTTCAAGCTTTGCCACAATATAATGAACAGATGGAGAAACTCTCTGTCCATGTTGAG ATTGCTGgaaaacttaataaaattatCAGAGATATGGGTCTACGAGAACTTGGACAACTTGAGCAGGACCTTGTATTTGGTGATGCAGGAACAAAGGAAGTTATAAATTTTCTGAGAAAGAACCAG GAAGAAAGAAACCAGAACAAATTGCGGCTTATGATGATTTATGCTACTGTTTATCCTGAAAAGTTTGAGGGGGACAAAGCATTAAAACTCATGCAG TTGGCAAGATTATCTGATTCAGACATGAAAGCTGTAAAAAATATGACACTGGTTGGTGGATGTGATTCAAGAAGTGTTTCAAAAGGGACCTTTTCACTGATGTTTGATTCAGAAAAG AGGAAGTCCATGGCAAGAACGGATCGATCAGGAGAGGAAGAGACATGGGCACTATTTCGGTTTTATCCCATGATAGAG GAGTTGATTGAAAAGCTAAGTAAAGGAGAGCTGCCAAAGGACGAGTACCATTGCATGAACAATCCTACTGACCCTTTTAATAATGGATCACGAAAGATTAATGGAGGCGCACAGGTTGCATCAACTAGAGCTGGTCAAGCAACGATTGCACATTCTATGAGATCAAGACGTACTGCAACATGGGCCAGATCACACTTCTCTGATGATGGAAGTTCAAA TGATTCGGTCTTAAACACTGCACCCGGTGATTCCAAGAAGATGGGGCAGCGCATTTTTGTTTTCATAATCGGTGGGGCAACTAGATCCGAG CTCCGGGTTTGCCATAAACTTACAGCAAAATTAAGGAGGGAAGTAATCCTTGGTGCAACTAGCTTAGATGATCCATCTCAGTATATTGAG AAGCTTAAGCTCTTATCAGAAAAGGAGGTTTCAATTAGCAATCTCAAGATATGA
- the LOC131020655 gene encoding protein transport Sec1a-like isoform X1 — translation MLVPDSDFLHAGNAKTFRQISRDRLLYEMLRTSKSGDSRSSWKVLIMDKVTVKVMSCSCKMSDITEQGISLVEDLYRRRQPLPSMDAIYFIQPSKENIIMLLSDMSGREPLYRKAYVYFSSPVPKHLLTHIKNDCSVVPRIAALREMNLEYFGIDNQGFITDHEKALEELFSDDAENSRRFDAYLNEMATRIATVFASLKECPFVHYRAAKGLDGTTVTTFGDLVPTKLAAAVWNIITTYKTLIPNFPQKETCELLIVDRSVDQVAPIIHEWTYDAMCHDLLNLDGNRYVPEVPSKSGGTPEKKEVLLEDHDPVWLEIRHTHIAEAGERLHEKMANFVSKNKAAQMQQRNGSELSTRDLQKMVQALPQYNEQMEKLSVHVEIAGKLNKIIRDMGLRELGQLEQDLVFGDAGTKEVINFLRKNQEERNQNKLRLMMIYATVYPEKFEGDKALKLMQLARLSDSDMKAVKNMTLVGGCDSRSVSKGTFSLMFDSEKQRKSMARTDRSGEEETWALFRFYPMIEELIEKLSKGELPKDEYHCMNNPTDPFNNGSRKINGGAQVASTRAGQATIAHSMRSRRTATWARSHFSDDGSSNDSVLNTAPGDSKKMGQRIFVFIIGGATRSELRVCHKLTAKLRREVILGATSLDDPSQYIEKLKLLSEKEVSISNLKI, via the exons ATGCTGGTTCCCGATTCCGACTTCCTCCACGCCGGAAATGCCAAGACCTTCCGCCAAATCAGCCGCGATC GATTGTTGTACGAAATGCTCCGGACATCCAAATCAGGAGATTCGAGATCATCATGGAAG GTTCTCATCATGGATAAAGTTACAGTAAAAGTGATGTCATGCTCGTGCAAAATGTCTGATATCACAGAGCAAGGAATTTCAT TGGTGGAAGACCTTTATAGAAGAAGACAACCTTTGCCTTCAATGGATGCCATATATTTTATTCAACCTTCCAAGGAGAA CATCATTATGTTGTTGTCTGACATGTCAGGAAGAGAACCTTTATACAGGAA AGCATATGTATACTTCAGTTCACCTGTACCAAAACACCTTCTGACTCACATAAAGAACGATTGTAGCGTAGTACCACGTATTGCTGCATTAAGAGAG ATGAATTTGGAGTACTTCGGTATAGACAATCAG GGATTCATCACCGATCATGAAAAAGCACTTGAAGAACTCTTTAGTGACGATGCTGAAAATTCTCGCAGATTTGATGCATACTTGAATGAAATGGCTACAAGAATTGCTACTGTTTTTGCTTCATTGAAG GAATGTCCTTTTGTACACTATAGAGCAGCCAAGGGACTTGATGGCACCACGGTGACTACATTCGGTGACTTGGTTCCAACAAAGCTTGCTGCAGCAGTTTGGAACATCATTACAACATATAAAACTTTGATTCCTAACTTCCCGCAAAAAGAAACATGTGAATTACTAATAGTAGACAGATCAGTTGATCAG GTGGCTCCAATCATTCATGAATGGACATATGATGCAATGTGTCATGATCTTTTAAATCTGGATGGAAACAGATATGTGCCTGAG GTTCCTAGCAAATCAGGCGGTACGCCTGAAAAGAAGGAAGTCCTACTGGAAGATCATGATCCTGTCTGGCTTGAGATCCGGCATACTCATATAGCAGAG GCAGGTGAACGATTGCATGAGAAGATGGCAAATTTTGTTTCGAAAAATAAAGCAGCACAAATGCAACAGAG AAATGGTAGCGAGCTTTCCACAAGAGACCTTCAGAAAATGGTTCAAGCTTTGCCACAATATAATGAACAGATGGAGAAACTCTCTGTCCATGTTGAG ATTGCTGgaaaacttaataaaattatCAGAGATATGGGTCTACGAGAACTTGGACAACTTGAGCAGGACCTTGTATTTGGTGATGCAGGAACAAAGGAAGTTATAAATTTTCTGAGAAAGAACCAG GAAGAAAGAAACCAGAACAAATTGCGGCTTATGATGATTTATGCTACTGTTTATCCTGAAAAGTTTGAGGGGGACAAAGCATTAAAACTCATGCAG TTGGCAAGATTATCTGATTCAGACATGAAAGCTGTAAAAAATATGACACTGGTTGGTGGATGTGATTCAAGAAGTGTTTCAAAAGGGACCTTTTCACTGATGTTTGATTCAGAAAAG CAGAGGAAGTCCATGGCAAGAACGGATCGATCAGGAGAGGAAGAGACATGGGCACTATTTCGGTTTTATCCCATGATAGAG GAGTTGATTGAAAAGCTAAGTAAAGGAGAGCTGCCAAAGGACGAGTACCATTGCATGAACAATCCTACTGACCCTTTTAATAATGGATCACGAAAGATTAATGGAGGCGCACAGGTTGCATCAACTAGAGCTGGTCAAGCAACGATTGCACATTCTATGAGATCAAGACGTACTGCAACATGGGCCAGATCACACTTCTCTGATGATGGAAGTTCAAA TGATTCGGTCTTAAACACTGCACCCGGTGATTCCAAGAAGATGGGGCAGCGCATTTTTGTTTTCATAATCGGTGGGGCAACTAGATCCGAG CTCCGGGTTTGCCATAAACTTACAGCAAAATTAAGGAGGGAAGTAATCCTTGGTGCAACTAGCTTAGATGATCCATCTCAGTATATTGAG AAGCTTAAGCTCTTATCAGAAAAGGAGGTTTCAATTAGCAATCTCAAGATATGA